GTGACCATTGGAACAATGCGCATTATTCTTGTCTCAAAAGGTCAGCGCAACATTGCTCCTATCCTTGGCTTTTTTGAGGTTTTCATTTGGTGTAATGGCCCCTTAACAAGTCGGACATAATTACCAACAAAAATTAGTAATTATGTACGCAGAAATGGGAAAGAGAAAATTTAGTAAGGACGAAAAGCTTCTAATTATCAAGGAGGCAGGCGAGCAAGGTGTTACAGCTAC
This sequence is a window from Williamwhitmania sp.. Protein-coding genes within it:
- a CDS encoding DUF5698 domain-containing protein; amino-acid sequence: MSFTDSNIFVYLLLPLIIFFARICDVTIGTMRIILVSKGQRNIAPILGFFEVFIWCNGPLTSRT